AGACTGACGGTTGGAGAGAGGTGcaacacagcagaggagaataGATAGAGACAGAACGGAGGCCCGAAGAGAGCGATAGAGACAGAAGGGATAGCGATAGAGACATTCAGACTGGTTGACTCATTCTTATGATGTCAGATCTTGTGAGAAGTGTGTATCGAGCTGTGCCGACGTGCTCCAGCCGGCACTGATGAGTAATGCCATGGTTCAAAGGCTCTGCATTTTCCGCACACATGGATAGCCAGCTCTCAGTGCTAGCAGCGAGGGCAGTGGCCAAACAGAGCAACTCAACAGCAACACTGATTTCCTGCTCTTGCGTGATTCTATCTGATATGATAAAAGCTTTTCCAAAAAATGccaagagacacacagatggaTGCGACATTTTTTGTCTCGTGATAGAGGCAGATGACGATGATattgatggtgatgataatgtGTTCTCATAACAGGCGGCCTCGGGGCAGACACAGAGGAGCGCTTGGTGGAGCATCTCCTAAATCCAGCCCACTACAACAAACTGATCCGTCCTGCGACTAATGGCTCCGAGCTGGTTACTGTGCAGCTGATGGTGTCGCTGGCCCAGCTCATCAGCGTGGTGAGTGCACACATGCGCAGACAACATGAAGTTTATCATTTAATTATGGttacacataaaacaaagactCAAAAACATGATAACAGAACATGTAGAGATTTAAAATTTAGAAATCGTCCTTTAGAAAATATAATTTGGTTCTTGGTCACTCGGTACATCACGTACCTTGGAAGTCTATGCAGAGCATTTTGAGACTTTTGCTAAAAGGTAGACAAAACAGCAGTGTTGAAAAAAGTATCAACATCTTGTACTTAAAGCAGCACTACCACCGCTTAGAAATACTGCATTGCATGTAAGGCTGTGGTCACTCCTTGGATGTTACATTATTACACATTATTGCTATTGATGCACTGACACGTCagctgcattttaatgttgtatctGGCTGCAGTAGAGCTAATTGTGCTCATTTTAGTTACTGCTACTGTAGTTACTACGGTGGTTTCATTTTATAATTATGCAACTATGCAATATGCTCATTATATATTAACTAGTAAgtacagctgtcaaataaatgtggtggattttaaagtaaaatatttggcTTTTAAAtatagtggagtagaagtataaaagATAAAATCAGTAGTGTCCAGGACTTAAAAGCAAGCCAAGGAAGTGATCTAATCCAAAACATTATCAAGTTGCATATTGGAAGTGAGGGACCCAGCGTCAGGATATCTTGGCTTTGCTGCGTCAGTTTGATGCcatcaacaaaacacagacacacacatccttcaCCTTGTTGAAGATGCTATAATGAATCTCTTTCCGTCATCGTTTGTAACGtatgtttcttctgtttctgcagcatGAAAGAGAACAGGTGATGACCACGAACGTCTGGTTAACACAGGTGAGACTTCCCACTCTTCTCCCCATCTAACCACCCTAACATAGGAAacactgtgagaaaacagagaaaaagaaatgaagacagaaagataCAATCACACACCGCAAAGGACTTTGGTAAATAATGCCCTCTCTGATCTGATGCACTGTACATACTGACTTACATTATATAATCATGAGGCACAGTGTTGTTACCCCAGTAGACCATAACATATGAGCCGTAGTCCAGAGATGCATCCCTGCGTTCCATATGTTTCGCTGGTCGAGGCCGTCTGGGTCTAATCCCTTTTCCGCTCAcatggagcagcagctctgagaaCTGACACGACTGGCGAAGCGTCAGACAGCGAGAGAGATGTCAAACGATACACGTCCTCCAAAACCCGAAATCTGAGGCGAGAAATATGAGAAGTGAGTTGAAATTcatgagcagaaaaaaaaaacacccaaaagaTATCTCATGATACCAAAAGCACATTGCACAAATGCTGAACTCCTGTTTCTCAGTTGGTGAGTTGGGCAACTTGCTTTGTGATTTTGCATGAGACCTACCATAACCTGAAACAATGATGTGACTCTGACTGAGCTGTGACCCTCTTCTACATGGTTGGCTCTTTGTATGCTTACAGCTGAGGCCTATAACATGGCCGAACATGTAGGTGTATGCATTTTACACACACCAGGTATAACAATgcattcacccacacacatcATCAACATATGTACTTGCTTTTGAGAACAGGCATTAGTACAaattacacagacacatgttTAGTTTGGACTTAAATTTAGATCTATATGATACAGATCACAGTTATGTTTCTGTGCATAATGTCGACATCATAGATGCTGCATTTTGATTATTCACAGcttcatgcatttttttgactgatgttcacacacacacacacacacacacacacatacatacacttgCACCTGAGCAAGTTGGGATTTATGACATGTACTGGAGCGTGGAATGGCCATCAGTGCTCTATAGATCCCTTGCAGTCAGTGAGCAGGGGAGTCAAGGACGGCTGTCCCGAGCCAAGAGGAACTGTAATGACCGTAATGCATCACAGTTACTGCAGACGACCTACCACGGGCATTACAGCTCTAACATGGCCCTAACAGAGAAGAGCCAGATAGAGACGCTGTCACAGTTCGCAGAGGCTTCAGTGAGGCAAAGTCAGTGACTGACCCACAACCTGcagaacaaaataatgttgtCTAATAATGTCTTTTACCAAAGGTTACACAGAGGACATAAAGGTTTTTGccgtgcatacacacacaggatcaACCCCACTGTAGATGCCATTTCAATCATGCTGATTGGTTTGTGGCTGGATGTGTTTAAAGGACCATTCAGAGTCACTGTTGACATGAGGCTTCaccctctttctcccctctttgGTTTGTAGTTAAAGGTATGATGTAAGCGTAGAAGGACAGGCAGCACAGGATGTTCCCCAGGCTCATGTGGCTTGTGATGTGTCGTATTGACCACCGActgaccgacagacagacatgtagatggacagatagaccttctcctctctcctcctctcaagATGTCTTCTTGCTGCCGTGTGATTGTTGGATGAGTGACTaagcactttgtttttttattggcCCTCAGGAGTGGCAGGACTATCGTCTGACTTGGGTCCCCGAGGAGTTTGATGGAATGATGAAGGTCAGACTGCCCTCAAAACACATCTGGCTGCCTGACGTGGTGCTCTACAACAAGTGAGTCACTCAACCTCCTGTCCTCACTTCAAGAGGCTCTCGGACGACACACTTGGGCTCATAAACATGCGCAGCGAAAGCACAAATCTCATATTAAGCCGATAATATTTTAAAGCTAACTCCCAGGTGATTTGTGCCGGCTGCTACTGTCGCAAATCGCTTTGGAAATGAACATCAGTTAAATGCCAGGAGTTTTACTGTGTGACACACGCAGACCCGCCACACATGACTGAATATGTAATCTGCTTAAATCACTCATGCCACATTACTATACAGTCCCTCCAAGTCTCATGAGACACTTCAAAGACAGAGTCAACCTCCACTGCATATCCAGATATACACAGACGCAGTAGTTACAGTTAACTGCAACAATTGTACACAAactgctcttctttctttttgataaaTGTCTTTCTTCGGGTTGGATTATGGATTTGACCTAGTGTAGTTCGGATTTCGCAATAGCCTTATAGCCCCCTCCCATCTGTGCCACATCCTTTGTGCCTTATGCATGAACTCTTCCATCTTCATATTCCCATCAGGTActgtgcacacagaaaacaactgctCCGTTGTAGGaatactttaatttaattaaacaccAATTTAGGAATATGCACCGTGAGAGTACAATATAAGGTATAGGtctagttttaatttaattttaaactATATTTCAACACTGGGACCCTCAATCCAGGACCCAACTTAGTTGAAATTTGGTTGAAAGTTGGTGCAACTTTCCTGACAAAATTTACAGTAACAAAAAGACAGTGAACAGTGAACCCCGGGTTTTTGGGGGCTACTTTGCCCAGTTGTTAATCCAAACTTCCGTGAAGGCCTGATATGATTAAAACCAACCAAAAGGCCAGTGTATGCCTTCATTTTCAGTACAATTAGCTGTGTCAGTGAACTGTAGTTTATGTCACATGtgaaaacagtaacagaaaCTTGTCTTGTCAGTTTTTAATTAGCATTTAATTAGAATTTGCATGTCTGAGGGAGGAAAAGATGTTGCAGACCACTCATTCTAATGTAATGGAAACTGAGTGTCAGCCTACAGTATGTAAATCAGCTCATCAGAGTACAGTGATCTGTCTGgccttctcctctttccctgCCTCACTCCTTACTTTACTAAAGATTACAAGGTCCCTGACCCACCGAGCTCTGGATAAAATGATCTCGTTAATCCCACAGACCCCAGGTCGACACACTATCCTCCAAGTCTTCTTCATTGCTTCAAACTTCTGTCAGTCACCCAAACACGAGGATTAGCTTTGAATACGGCAGCAGTGGAGCTGCTAGTAAAACCTCACTTTTGTCACTAAAGTTGGTGTTTCTTGTAGTGTACTTCAGTAGACGGGTCAGTCAGTCAAAACTTCTTGTCTCTCATGTGTCTCACAGCAGTAGCCATCATTAATTAGTTCTCTTGCCAAAACTTTAGTTAAATGGAAATTCAACCGGCTGTCAGTGGAACTGGAGGAACAGAGGAGCCAGTCAGCTGACTTTTGACCGAAGCGTCTAATTCGAGGTGTTTAACTCAACCCGGTCTGACCTGTGAGCCGTGTTTCCTGTCTAGACTGCATGGTCATCGTGTTCCTTGTGTTTGTagaagcaggtgtgtgtgtgaccctgCTGCTCTGAGACACTTCAAAGCTTCACCCACTTAAactctgcatctgtgtgtgtgtgtgtgtgtgtgtgtgtgtgcgtgggtgtgtgtccCCTAGAGTTATACGAATGGATCTTGCATAATGAGGCGCATCATGTTCCGTTGCTTTTAATATTAACAGAAACATGGCCTCTCATCATGAGTTTTATTTAcgtttctttatttaattatcaCACAAAggtttctgtttatgtgtgatgctctttctgttttttcacttttctcctttccctCATCCTGTCTCTTACCCTTTCTCTCAGTGCTGACGGAGTGTACGAGGTGTCATTCTACTCTAACGCAGTGGTCTCCTACGACGGTAGCATCTTCTGGTTGCCCCCGGCGATCTATAAGTCAGCATGTAAGATCGAGGTCAAGCACTTTCCCTTCGACCAGCAGAACTGCACATTGCGCTTCCGCTCCTGGACTTACGACCGCACTGAGATCGATCTGGTGCTCCGCGCTGATGTGGCCAGCATGGACGACTTTACGCCCAGTGGAGAGTGGGACATCATTGCCCTGCCAGGCAGACGAAATGAGAACCCAGCTGACCCCACCTACGTGGACATCACGTACGACTTCATCATTCGTAGGAAGCCTCTTTTTTACACCATTAACCTCATCATCCCGTGCGTGCTCATCACTTCACTGGCAATCCTGGTCTTCTACCTGCCATCTGACTGTGGCGAGAAGATGACGCTTTGcatctctgtgctgctggcGCTCACTGTGTTCCTGCTGCTGATCTCCAAGATCGTCCCGCCCACTTCGCTAGATGTCCCTCTCGTGGGGAAGTACCTGATGTTCACCATGGTCCTGGTCACTTTCTCTATTGTCACCAGTGTCTGTGTTCTCAATGTGCACCACCGATCGCCCACCACACACACTATGCCACCTTGGGTTAAACTGGTGTTCCTCAACAAGCTTCCCGCCTTGCTCTTCATGCGCCAGCCCAGGAACAGCTGTGAGCGCCAGCGGCTGCGCCAAAGAAGAAGGGCCCAGGAACAGAAGGATGGTGGGCGCTGCGGGGAGGCAGGGGCCTTGATGGTAGGGCTCGGGCTGGGCGCCGCTAGTGGGAACGGAGGCGGAAACTCCACAGGGGTGTTCGGCAAGGAGGACAGTGACCCTTGTACCTGCTATGTGAACCGGGCATCTGTTAAACAGTTTGGAGGGGATCTGGGGGGTGCAGGAGGGGGATCCATGGATGGGCTTAACCGGGTGAGGGAGGGACGGGAAGGGGGTTCTGGAAACCTACCACGGGGGAAGCAAGCCACAGGGGGTCCTGCTCTGACTCAGGCCCTGCTAGCTCAAGCCTGTCCAGGCTTTGAGGAGGCTGTGGAAGGAGTACGCTTCATCGCCAATCACATGAAGAGTGAGGATGATGATCAGAGTGTGAGTATTGTATTATCCTTATGATACCAGTCACACCATTacagctatatatatatatgtgtgtgtgtgtgtacactgcaTACTACTGtacaccaaacagcagacacacacagttagcaACTAGCAGGTGGTGAAAACAGTGAACCATTTAGCATTAGCTCTCCCTGCCATATCAACTTTATAACATGATAATGTCTATGTTTGTTTCCCACTTTATGCAcccaagttttatttttttaaaggtaaaCAAAAGACCAAGTGAAATATACATGCTGGTGATGCTGCCAATAAAGCCTTTATTGCTGGAGTTTACTACTCTGCAAATTCTTTCCAACATACGCACCAGTACTGATATATGTATAATAAACCAATATGAACCAGTCTGCAAGTGTATCGCTTGGGCTTCCCGctatattaaaacaaattatctTATCTCACAGTAAATTAGACAGCATGAAGCAAAAAGCATCCTGAGCAGCACAGATATGTCCCTTCATTGCCATATCATGTTATAGTGACGACAGAGCGGTAGAGCAGTGTCGTTTAGCTCTGCCATTTGAAACGCAtgagggagagcagcagagcataAGCGAAGGCGACAGATCTGGTGACGCAATCATACCCCTCTGAATATTCAACGCAGACATGTAATTATAGCAGCGGCGTGATGTGCGCTTGGACAAGGGGTACAAGCCGGAACAGAGGTACCAAGACAGTGGCGTGAGGGTGCTGTGTTTTATCGCTTCTCCTCAAGGCATCTTGGGAAACCAGCTTTCTCTCCTGGAATGAAAGAAACTGACACAGGAATTAACAATCCTTTGTAATTCTATCCATCATCGACGTAGTTGCCATCCCACTGCCATGACGACTGCTTTAAAATCCTCCCTCTCCTGGCACAGTGCATGgtactgctcctcctccccctgctcctcctcctcctcccctagTCATCATTGCAGGGGTTACAGTGTCAGCACCCTCTGTCTCTGCCCTCCATCACTCTCATTCTCTCGTCTCTCACGTCCTTCTCCTCCTTGACTCATGTAGGACCTCATCAGAGCTGTGTGGGATAGCGAATCCCTGCTCACATTAACCCTTCACCTCCATTAACCCTCCCCATAAGGCCTGAGGTGTAGATAGAGAGCGAATAAGAGCATGTGAGACAGTGTGCTTTTGCTCACCTTAATCTTTGTCTGCACTCATCTCACACCTCTTTTGCCCCCCCTACCCATCCATCTACAGGTAAGCGAGGACTGGAAGTATGTTGCCATGGTGATCGACCGCCTATTCCTGTGgatctttgtgtttgtgtgcgttttcGGCACAATGGGCATGTTTCTGCAACCGCTCTTCCAGAATTACACAGTCAAGACCATCACCAGCCCGCCAGGCTGACCATTCACAGGCTGCGAACGTGATGACGGACAGCTCCTCCGACCGGTCAGCTCAGGAGGACAAGGGCTGGAGGTCGGGGGGGGCGGGTCTGGGTTTTATTGTGTCTCTTGTGACTGGAACCAGAACTGGAACTGAACAGCAATCATTATCTTTATAGTAACATTTTTTGCAATGAACAACGTTTTTCTTGtatgaagagaaaaaggaaaacaccatCATACTCTTACTTGGCGTTTTTTTGTCCAGATGTTTAATGGACTGACCTCCCCTTTCTGGTGGAAAGGtccctccctgctctcctctttaGCCGGTCAGGGAGTGAAGATGCTCTGATTTGCTCCTTGTAGAACCTTATGGCAGCCAATCAACACTTTCTGCTTGATGCTGACTGCTTAATTGACACATGACATGCCCGCTTTCAGCTATGACATTACTCATCCATAATATTGACTGATGTCAGTAGAAGCTAATCAGAAAGGGAAGGGAGGTTCATATCTGGGTtcttaaacatttcttttattttttcagaagTCCACTATGTCAGTGAACTGATTCAGCATATTTTATCATAGCATAGCAGCTTACCACAATATAGCATTAGAAATATATTATTAAGATTTCTCTATGTGTTAGCTCATGCAAGGGTCTGTTGCTGAAAAAGAGGCTACGGTGTGTTGTATGATTGTATAGATCAAACAAGAATGTGATATAAACTGTACTACACAGACTGTGATGCGCACACTAACGCGATATGTGTACAAACAACGGATTGTGATGGAAAATACATAGAGGCGACTGGGATTAAAGAAAGTCAGATTGCATCAATTGATGAAAGTCAAAGGGATAAAGTAATAGATAATGCATGGACAGTTGTTGTAGAGAGTTGTGCACATTAAccagagaacagcagcagcctgctgtGCCAGAGTGCACAGCTGCAGTGAGATGAGTCTAGCTCCTGAGAAACTGAGGAATCTGAGCCAAGATGGTGGACAGGACCTCATATATGATGAACAGTGGGACAGGGTTTCTCCAGGATTTAGAGTAGAGATGGAGCAGATATCGGTATTGGAAAAAGTAACATGTAAATCAGATTATATTGATTGGGGGGATGGGAATTTTATCATGGAAATTAAGATTTATGTATTGTTATgtaatttcatatttcagtATGTAATGTTCAGAGCATATGTATACATGTAcgattgtgtgtatgtgtatgcgtgCCCCATACCCCAATGCATTATCACATCTGTCAGATACAATGTTCAGAAGagcatacagtatgtgtctCCCCCTCCCATCTATTAATCTCTAGTGACAACCTCTCTCCAGTTCTCTCCCCCTTTATCTGGTCTTCCatggacaaacacactgctgacattTAGTCCATTTTCAATCATACCCACATTCTCTAAACGCCTATTCATTTCAACAGTTTTCCTTCCTCTCATGGACCGGCTGATTTGTCTTattttccaccattttcccaGGTTCCCTGGCAAGCGAGCAAGATGCAGAAAGGTCTTTTTAGGCACGTAGGGAGTGGGGGATGAATTAAAGTTTCAATAAACAAGAGAGAATTGACAAGAGGGCCAACACTGAAGTAGTCAGATCAGGCAGCGAGCCACAGATGCGCAATCataagcagagaagaaaaggtcCAGAGCAATACTGAAAGTTAATTGTGCAAATGTTTCATGATGACGTTGTAGCtgaggaacaaaaaaagaggataATCTGACCACAGCAAGCACAATCCAGAAGTGAGGAGGAATATGGCAGGatagacagagacaaaagactGTTAGTGTTGTTACTGCACAGGAAAGCCACTATAAAACTCTTAAAAAATGCTGTCTAATTCTCAGTCACTGTCACTCGCTGTGAGTTTCCCTGGCTTTTTACGGTCATGCGGCCAAGTCTGCAGCTCATCTCAGTTCTGGACTGTgaactgcctctctctctctctctctctctctctctctctctctctctctctctctctctctctctctctctctctgtctctctctctctctctctctctctctctctctctgtctgtttcactctctatcgctccctgtctgtctccagagaAAGGGATTACCCAGGGGGATCCCCAACAGATCCTGAACAAGTGTGAAAAGCCTATCAGAGACCTGTGAAAACTGTAGGCTGCATGGCTCCACAAGGACAAAGTGCTGCTGtccactctttttctctctttgaccTTTCcactctccttcctttcttctcacttcctctttcattaTGTCCCCACACCCACCCAGTCACCCATCTTTCACCTTCTCTTTCCTGCCTCTCAAATCTGCTCCTGTGCACACCTTAACCAGTCCAATAAAGGTTGTAGGTTCAGATTaatcaaagtgtgtgtctgcttgacATGTTTTTCCACTCACACGCACATATAACCTatctgtaaattactgtattaCCCAAACTTCCCATTAATCTTACACCACAGGATAgaacgaaagaaagaaaccCATTTCCTGGCTTTCTAATATTGAGGCTGGTAACTTCCTTTTTATATACTCACAAACAGATACACACCTACGCACTCCGGTcatgctttttttgtcttggaAGCAGCGGTTTTAAACAATCATGGGTGTAGGGCCCAGCCAAGGTCACTTCAAGTTCTCATTATTttgctgtaaaaacagaaatgtgggTACGGTCGGTAACTGACCATTTACACCTTACAAAATTTTTTGCACATGAAAAGAATGATGAACTTGAACACACCACAACAGAGTATCAGTCACTCATATTGAAGGCTTAACTGCGACTTCCTCTTCTGTACATTTCCTCAGTAAAACATCAACGTTTCTTTGCTGCTGACTGATAGATAACCAGTCTACATTAATCCACTGCAAGTGCTTTACCAGCATgtggaaagaaaattaaagttaaCAATAATTCACTGTCAGAAATAAAGGATGGGATTCAGGGGCCTCTTGCTGCCCCCTGGTGCTCATTATGTGTTTTTGCTCATCTCATTTGCTGTAATAAAGTACAAGCAACGTGGTTTTGTTTGAGTAATGGTCACATTTATTCTTTCCAGGGAGAAATGTCTTTTCTTGAATatgttacaaaataaatgtaaagaagaagaaagagagaggcattCACATGTTCAAACAGTGACAGGTGCTGAAACTTATTTAAACTCTCCAGATATTGACATTGCAATAAATGCAGTTTGTTATGGACTGATTGGACATTGCtggacaaatacacaaacaaacacccaACATTTACTGTTGAAGCAATTAgacatatatgcatgtatgtgtgtatgtatgtttgtgtgtctgtgtgtgtgcgtgtgtgtgtgtgtgtgtgggtgtgtgtgtgtgtgtgtatttgtacatgtcCATGACAGGATGTCCCTCGCAGGTCTGCTCTCCTGTCTTAACTGTTTCCTCCCT
This sequence is a window from Scatophagus argus isolate fScaArg1 chromosome 9, fScaArg1.pri, whole genome shotgun sequence. Protein-coding genes within it:
- the chrnb2 gene encoding neuronal acetylcholine receptor subunit beta-2 gives rise to the protein MMEGWPPLLLLLLALLAIAGGGLGADTEERLVEHLLNPAHYNKLIRPATNGSELVTVQLMVSLAQLISVHEREQVMTTNVWLTQEWQDYRLTWVPEEFDGMMKVRLPSKHIWLPDVVLYNNADGVYEVSFYSNAVVSYDGSIFWLPPAIYKSACKIEVKHFPFDQQNCTLRFRSWTYDRTEIDLVLRADVASMDDFTPSGEWDIIALPGRRNENPADPTYVDITYDFIIRRKPLFYTINLIIPCVLITSLAILVFYLPSDCGEKMTLCISVLLALTVFLLLISKIVPPTSLDVPLVGKYLMFTMVLVTFSIVTSVCVLNVHHRSPTTHTMPPWVKLVFLNKLPALLFMRQPRNSCERQRLRQRRRAQEQKDGGRCGEAGALMVGLGLGAASGNGGGNSTGVFGKEDSDPCTCYVNRASVKQFGGDLGGAGGGSMDGLNRVREGREGGSGNLPRGKQATGGPALTQALLAQACPGFEEAVEGVRFIANHMKSEDDDQSVSEDWKYVAMVIDRLFLWIFVFVCVFGTMGMFLQPLFQNYTVKTITSPPG